From one Doryrhamphus excisus isolate RoL2022-K1 chromosome 9, RoL_Dexc_1.0, whole genome shotgun sequence genomic stretch:
- the LOC131135588 gene encoding gamma-crystallin S-1-like, which translates to MCDTCLFAKKKTHTETANMGKIIFYEDRNFRGRHYECTGDCTDLQAMFDRCHSIRVESGMFMIYDRPGYMGNQCFMSRGDNPDYMGTTCMNDCVRSCRLIPMHRGAFRLRLYEHFDMEGQMMELTDDCPNLSDRFRVSNFNSCDVADGHWLLYEQPNYRGRHFYLRPGTYRSFNEWSGTTSRVGSIKRLMDL; encoded by the exons atgtgtgacACTTGTctgtttgccaaaaaaaaaacgcacactGAGACTGCAAATATGGGAAAG ATCATCTTCTACGAGGACAGGAACTTCCGGGGCCGCCACTATGAGTGCACGGGCGACTGCACAGACTTGCAGGCCATGTTCGACCGCTGCCACTCCATCCGCGTGGAGAGCGGCATGTTCATGATCTACGACCGCCCTGGCTACATGGGCAACCAGTGCTTCATGAGCAGGGGTGACAACCCCGACTACATGGGCACCACATGTATGAATGACTGTGTTCGCTCCTGCCGCCTCATCCCCATG CACCGCGGTGCCTTCAGGTTGAGGTTGTACGAGCACTTCGACATGGAGGGCCAGATGATGGAGCTGACCGACGACTGCCCCAACCTCAGCGACCGCTTCCGTGTCTCCAACTTCAACTCGTGTGATGTAGCCGACGGCCACTGGCTCCTGTACGAGCAGCCCAACTACAGGGGACGCCACTTCTACCTGAGGCCCGGAACCTACAGGAGCTTCAATGAATGGAGCGGCACCACCTCCAGGGTGGGCTCCATCAAGCGTCTCATGGACCTCTAA
- the ttn.1 gene encoding myosin light chain kinase, smooth muscle: MDFKANLKGVKDRKASATQQVDFRAVLTKKKAADTPGEKKTANTAKNGEGPKAAANNCVDGGVQPKGSADGGKAPQFLEKLSDVTVLDGQRLRLQCRVSATCDVTASWTLDGKLIKASKFIVLANEGGLCSLTIDKALPEDEGQYKCRVENSGGQAECSCMVLVDDPPENSPADKNSKKKTATSESEARIKKPTAKTPPKQALPPHILQFPEDMKILAGEKVEIPCKFSGAPPINCTWLKFRKPIQEGTAGISITSTESNSQLTISSGQQEHCGCYTIELRNQYGLRQAALNLTIVDKPDPPAKVPATSDVRRASLTLSWYGPTYDGGSAVQSYHLEMWDSVDQKWTQLVSCNSTSYNIQDLLPERQYKFRVRAENIYGIGEPSAESEPVTMGLVDDENQDEVEEEDDDSEKEPDYREVSVRADVKVKELYDVEERLGTGKFGQVFKLVEKATKKVWAGKFIKAYSAKEKENVRQEIGIMNSLHHPKLVQCVDAFEGKSDIVMVLEMISGGELFERIIDEDFELTEREVIKYMLQIVDGVGFIHKQGIVHLDLKPENIMCVNKMGSKIKLIDFGLARRLENAGTLKVLFGTPEFVAPEVINYEAISYPTDMWSIGVICYILLSGLSPFMGDNDNETLANVTSAIWDFEDEAFDEISDNAKDFITQLLKKDMRARLTCPQCFEHAWLKQDTNTMKAKKLSKERMKKYILRRKWQKTGHAVRAIGRLSSMAMMAGVSAKKGSPTEEDNPFLECLELEQKAECKPTFSTVIQDVEVVEGSAARFDCKIEGYPDPEVVWYKDEQPIKETRHFQIDYDEEGNCSLVISEVSGDDDAKYTVKAVNSLGEATCTAELLVEVMAGGEEEEEEEEEEEEE; this comes from the exons ATGGATTTCAAGGCCAACCTGAAAGGGGTGAAGGACCGTAAGGCCAGTGCCACACAACAAGTGGACTTCCGTGCCGTGTTGACCAAGAAGAAAGCTGCTGACACGCCCGGCGAAAAGAAGACGGCAAACACCGCCAAGAACGGCGAGGGACCCAAGGCGGCGGCTAACAACTGCGTGGATGGAGGCGTGCAGCCGAAGGGCAGCGCCGATGGCGGCAAGGCACCCCAGTTTTTGGAGAAACTGAGCGACGTGACGGTGCTGGATGGACAACGTCTTCGCCTTCAGTGTCGTGTTTCCGCCACGTGTGACGTCACTGCCAGTTGGACGCTGGATGGAAAGCTCATCAAAGCATCCAAATTCATTGTCCTTGCCAAtgaag gCGGCCTGTGCTCGCTGACCATCGACAAAGCTCTCCCCGAGGATGAAGGCCAGTACAAATGCAGGGTAGAGAACTCGGGAGGCCAAGCAGAATGTTCTTGTATGGTTCTCGTGGACG ACCCTCCAGAAAACTCTCCAGCTGACAAGAATTCCAAGAAGAAGACTGCGACCTCAGAGA GTGAAGCTCGCATAAAGAAGCCCACAGCCAAGACACCTCCCAAGCAAG CGCTGCCTCCGCACATCCTACAATTCCCAGAGGACATGAAGATCCTGGCAGGAGAGAAGGTGGAGATCCCCTGCAAGTTCTCTGGAGCGCCACCCATCAACTGCACCTGGCTCAAGTTTAGGAAACCT ATCCAGGAGGGCACAGCGGGAATCTCCATCACCAGCACGGAGAGCAACAGTCAGTTGACCATCTCAAGTGGTCAGCAGGAACACTGCGGCTGCTACACTATCGAACTGAGGAACCAATATGGCCTCAGACAAGCCGCCCTCAACCTCACCATCGTGG ATAAACCCGACCCCCCAGCAAAGGTTCCGGCAACATCAGACGTCAGGCGGGCTAGCCTGACCTTGTCCTGGTACGGTCCAACTTACGATGGCGGCAGCGCCGTGCAGTCGTACCACCTGGAGATGTGGGACTCTGTGGACCAAAAGTGGACACAGCTGGTATCCTGCAACAGCACGTCCTACAATATCCAA GACCTTCTTCCGGAGCGCCAGTATAAGTTCAGGGTCCGAGCAGAGAACATCTATGGGATTGGGGAGCCGAGCGCAGAGTCAGAGCCCGTCACAATGGGTCTCGTGGACGATG AAAACCAGGATGAGGTAGAGGAAGAGGATGACG ACTCAGAAAAAGAGCCAGACTACAGAGAGGTGTCAGTCCGAGCAGATGTGAAGGTGAAGGAGCTGTATGACGTGGAGGAAAGGCTGGGAAC GGGGAAGTTCGGCCAGGTGTTCAAACTGGTAGAGAAGGCCACCAAGAAGGTCTGGGCAGGGAAGTTCATCAAGGCGTACTCAGCCAAGGAGAAAGAGAACGTCCGGCAAGAGATTGGCATCATGAACAGCCTCCATCACCCCAAGCTGGTCCAGTGCGTTGACGCCTTCGAGGGCAAGTCTGACATCGTCATGGTGCTGGAGAT GATCTCTGGTGGCGAGCTGTTTGAGCGCATCATCGATGAAGACTTTGAGCTGACGGAGCGCGAGGTGATCAAGTACATGCTACAGATTGTGGACGGGGTGGGCTTCATCCACAAGCAGGGCATCGTGCACCTCGACCTCAAACCTGAAAACATCATGTGTGTCAACAAGATGGGCAGCAAGATCAAACTCATCGACTTTGGCCTCGCCAGGCGGCTAG AAAATGCTGGAACTCTTAAAGTCCTGTTTGGGACACCAGAATTTGTGGCTCCTGAAGTGATCAACTATGAAGCCATCAGTTACCCCACTGACATGTGGAGTATTGGAGTAATATGTTACATACT GCTCAGCGGTCTCTCACCCTTCATGGGAGACAATGATAACGAGACTTTGGCTAATGTGACTTCGGCCATATGGGACTTTGAAGACGAGGCCTTCGATGAGATCTCAGACAATGCCAAGGACTTTATCACTCAGCTGCTGAAGAAGGACATGAG GGCGCGGCTGACTTGCCCTCAGTGTTTTGAGCACGCCTGGCTCAAGCAGGACACCAACACTATGAAGGCCAAGAAGCTGTCCAAAGAAAGAATGAAGAAGTACATCCTGAGGAGGAAATGGCAG AAAACGGGTCACGCAGTGCGTGCCATCGGCAGACTGTCGTCCATGGCCATGATGGCCGGGGTCAGTGCCAAGAAGGGCTCACCCACTGAAG AAGATAACCCATTCCTGGAATGCTTGGAGCTGGAGCAGAAAGCGGAGTGCAAACCCACCTTCAGCACCGTCATCCAAGACGTGGAAGTGGTAGAAGGCAGTGCCGCCCGCTTTGACTGCAAAATCGAAG GTTACCCCGACCCCGAGGTGGTGTGGTACAAAGACGAGCAGCCCATCAAGGAAACTCGCCACTTCCAGATTGATTATGACGAGGAAGGCAACTGCAGTCTGGTCATTTCAGAG GTGTCGGGCGATGATGACGCCAAATACACGGTGAAGGCGGTGAACAGTCTGGGGGAGGCCACGTGTACTGCCGAACTGCTGGTGGAGGTGATGGCAgggggggaggaagaggaggaggaggaggaggaagaagaagaggagtga
- the LOC131136177 gene encoding gamma-crystallin M2-like has product MAKIIFYEDKDFSGCRFQCGNDCVDLRPFLSRCGSIRVEAGCFMIYDKDHYGGNQCYLKRGDYPDRQHWTDLGETVGSCRVIPMEQGTFNMRLFERIEFGGQMMDLADDCPSVMERFQKQDIFSCTVTNGNWLFYEQPNYLGRMYLIRPGKYKRFSEWGGRSARVGSVRRITDY; this is encoded by the exons ATGGCAAAG atcatCTTTTATGAAGACAAGGACTTCTCCGGGTGCCGTTTCCAGTGCGGCAACGACTGCGTGGACTTGAGACCCTTCCTGTCTCGCTGCGGCTCCATTAGGGTGGAGGCCGGATGCTTCATGATCTACGACAAAGATCACTACGGCGGCAATCAGTGCTATCTGAAGAGGGGTGACTACCCAGATCGCCAACATTGGACCGATCTGGGCGAGACGGTGGGGTCCTGCCGAGTCATCCCGATG GAGCAGGGGACCTTCAACATGCGCCTGTTTGAGCGCATCGAGTTCGGAGGTCAGATGATGGATCTAGCGGATGACTGTCCCAGCGTCATGGAGCGCTTCCAGAAGCAGGACATTTTCTCCTGCACTGTAACCAACGGCAACTGGCTCTTCTATGAGCAGCCTAACTACCTGGGTAGGATGTACCTAATCAGACCTGGGAAGTACAAACGGTTCAGTGAGTGGGGGGGCAGGAGCGCCCGAGTGGGATCGGTCAGACGCATCACAGACTATTGA
- the ube2g2 gene encoding ubiquitin-conjugating enzyme E2 G2, protein MAGTALKRLMAEYKQLTLNPPEGIVAGPANEENFFEWEALIMGPQDTCFEGGVFPAVLTFPSDYPLSPPKMRFTCDMFHPNIYPDGRVCISILHAPGDDPMGYESSAERWSPVQSVEKILLSVVSMLAEPNDESGANVDASKMWREDRDQFYKLAQKIVRKSLGL, encoded by the exons ATGGCGGGCACAGCGCTTAAAAGGCTAATGGCCGAATACAAAC AGCTGACTCTCAACCCGCCGGAAGGAATCGTCGCAG GTCCAGCCAATGAGGAAAACTTCTTTGAATGGGAGGCGCTCATCAT GGGTCCACAGGACACATGTTTTGAAGGCGGCGTCTTTCCAGCTGTCCTTACCTTCCCCTCCGATTATCCTCTCAGCCCTCCAAAGATGAGATTCACCTGCGACATGTTTCACCCAAACA TCTACCCAGACGGCCGTGTGTGCATCTCCATCCTGCACGCCCCTGGGGATGACCCAATGGGTTACGAGAGCAGCGCAGAGCGGTGGAGTCCTGTCCAGAGCGTGGAGAAGATCTTGCTGtctgtggttagcatgttagcag AACCAAACGACGAAAGTGGAGCCAACGTGGATGCCTCTAAAATGTGGCGGGAAGATCGGGATCAATTTTACAAACTCGCCCAGAAGATCGTACGCAAGTCTTTGGGGCTTTAA
- the LOC131136301 gene encoding uncharacterized protein C2orf80-like, translating to MEAQQLKRDVEVLLAEYIGQKLRENSFDPTGKGCSTVLDDLAHYDLAISVAIFRMEKDLGQKTLSRDFTGRDHIPVSAALYRNRLQREAMILSSFAGIIMSSLPVEDILALYRCKPVASFPDPHSKASIVCPFTLSCHPLAMLSSYKAVRHSRRHNETLKRWLSEKTKAGAPSRRRRSSSSSSLSSSSCSFLSASNDGYEEH from the exons ATGGAGGCACAGCAGCTGAAGAGAGATGTTGAGGTCCTCCT GGCTGAATACATTGGGCAGAAACTGAGAGAGAACTCATTTGACCCCACTGGGAAAGGATGCTCAACCGTGCTGGATGACCTG GCCCACTACGATCTTGCCATCAGTGTCGCTATTTTTAGGATGGAGAAAGACCTTGGACAGAAAACCCTTAGCAGAGACTTCAC TGGACGGGACCACATTCCAGTCAGCGCCGCACTTTATCGCAATCGCTTGCAACGGGAGGCCATGATCTTGTCATCCTTTGCAGGCATCATTATG AGCAGCCTGCCAGTGGAGGACATCTTGGCTTTGTACAGGTGCAAACCAGTTGCCTCGTTCCCAGACCCGCACTCTAAG GCTTCAATCGTGTGTCCCTTCACACTCTCCTGCCATCCGTTGGCCATGCTGAGCTCCTACAAGGCTGTCCGACACTCTAGGAGACACA ATGAAACGTTGAAACGATGGCTCTCTGAGAAGACGAAGGCCGGAGCTCCCAGCAGACGACGTCGATCGTCATCTTCTTCAtccctctcctcttcctcctgttcCTTCCTCAGC GCCAGCAATGATGGTTACGAGGAGCACTAA
- the LOC131136175 gene encoding thrombospondin-type laminin G domain and EAR repeat-containing protein-like, with translation MLACGVLLVTGTLLASAVLSHSWRPCTDLLPLDLLARVLQQQGQTVPPQVQMVQSRGSRGLRLSSAMATSLSFPASQIFTYCDFFPAEFSLVITFKMPRLRQKRNEYIFSMEAESLLLGLRISQNCIHLMVNHPSAGRRSRLSFKEVQLDDNRWHTIVLAVTGPHAALTIDCGLPLELTQVPPFPATLSTRGSRVFIGTRKKRMGRFSGLLRQLVLLPGSDATSRLCPNSDPHLAELVVPQILQRSEWPSPVYPYEAEVTVTAGSCPPCSRAEEGQLWFNVPRKSVLMCDGLMWKSLFGGSERLDYLEDFQDLYTFSETFDVEVFSIPPAGLFMAAANRDSGPGSGIYRWTNGSFGLYQNISTQEARAWKHFTIDGQSFLVVANSREAEPELSVIYRWNERRQRFVRHQTLETHAAVDWEAFHMHNHSFLVVANHRRARDSNHNINSVIYRWNPKSKIFEVNQTLSTSGAYDWEFFTIGPYHFLVVANTFDGQTTVITSTVYVWLNGRFRTFQNIPTVGATDWETFEIDGRFFLAVANSQKVSELGPSLYSINSTVYELSTISWTFIRFQDILTHSALDWEFFTVGQEKFLVVANSHDGRSYSVNSVVYRWQGYEGFVPVHSLPTFGCRDWEHFSTDRDSFLVYSSATSRLSKVFKLRTY, from the exons ATGTTGGCATGCGGTGTCCTGCTTGTCACCGGCACGTTGCTGGCGTCTGCAGTCCTGAGTCACAGCTGGAGACCCTGCACAG ATCTGCTGCCTCTCGACCTCCTGGCCAGGGTGTTGCAGCAGCAAGGTCAAACCGTGCCACCACAG GTGCAGATGGTACAGTCCAGGGGGTCCAGAGGTCTTCGTTTGTCCAGTGCCATGGCAACATCGCTAAGTTTCCCTGCCTCTCAAATCTTCACCTACTGTGACTTCTTCCCTGCTGAGTTCTCGTTGGTCATTACTTTCAAGATGCCGAGGCTGAGACAGAAG AGGAACGAGTATATCTTTTCTATGGAGGCGGAGTCACTGTTGCTAGGGTTACGTATTTCACAGAACTGCATCCATTTAATGGTCAATCATCCTAGCGCCGGGAGGCGGAGCCGGCTGAGCTTCAAGGAGGTGCAGTTGGATGATAACCGCTGGCACACGATAGTGCTGGCTGTCACTGGACCGCACGCGGCTCTGACCATCGACTGCGGACTGCCTCTGGAGCT TACACAGGTCCCCCCCTTCCCTGCTACCTTAAGCACCAGAGGGTCCAGGGTCTTCATAGGCACCAGGAAGAAGCGAATGGGACGCTTCTCC GGTTTACTACGTCAGCTGGTTCTGCTGCCCGGTTCAGATGCCACTTCTAGGCTGTGTCCCAACTCAGACCCTCACCTGGCAGAGCTGGTTGTCCCCCAAATCCTTCAGAGGTCAGAGTGGCCCAGTCCAGTTTACCCTTATG AGGCGGAGGTGACGGTGACAGCGGGGAGTTGTCCGCCTTGTTCCCGTGCAGAAGAAGGTCAGCTGTGGTTTAATGTCCCAAGGAAAAGCGTCCTCATGTGTGATGGCCTCATGTGGAAAAGTCTATTCGGTG GTTCTGAACGATTGGACTACTTGGAGGACTTCCAGGATTTGTACACATTCTCCGAAACCTTCGACGTGGAAGTCTTCTCCATACCGCCTGCAGGCCTCTTCATGGCTGCTGCCAACAG GGACTCTGGGCCCGGATCGGGTATCTATAGGTGGACCAACGGGTCTTTTGGGCTTTATCAGAATATCAGCACTCAGGAGGCTCGAGCTTGGAAACATTTCACCATTGATGGCCAG TCTTTCCTCGTGGTGGCAAACTCCAGGGAGGCGGAGCCGGAGCTGTCAGTCATCTATCGGTGGAATGAGCGGCGGCAGCGTTTTGTGCGGCATCAGACGTTGGAGACCCATGCCGCTGTGGACTGGGAGGCCTTTCACATGCACAACCACAGCTTCCTGGtggtagccaatcacagacgAG CCAGAGACTCCAATCACAACATCAACAGTGTCATCTACAGGTGGAACCCCAAGTCCAAG ATATTTGAGGTCAACCAGACCCTGTCCACCTCTGGAGCGTACGACTGGGAATTCTTTACCATCGGACCGTACCACTTCCTTGTGGTCGCTAACACCTTTGACGGTCAGACCACCGTCATCACCTCAACCGTTTACGTTTGGCTGAATGGACGTTTTCGGACCTTCCAGAACATCCCG ACGGTGGGGGCGACAGACTGGGAGACGTTTGAGATTGATGGCAGGTTCTTCTTAGCTGTGGCCAATAGTCAGAAGGTGTCGGAGCTAGGCCCGAGTCTCTATAGCATCAACTCCACCGTCTATGAGCTCAGCACCATCAGCTGGACCTTCATTCGCTTCCAAGACATCCTAACCCACAG TGCCCTGGACTGGGAGTTCTTCACCGTCGGACAGGAGAAGTTCTTGGTGGTAGCCAACTCTCATGATGGAAGGTCATACTCTGTGAATAGTGTGGTCTACAG GTGGCAGGGCTATGAGGGCTTTGTTCCTGTTCACAGCCTGCCCACATTCGGCTGCAGAGATTGGGAACACTTCAGCACAGACAGAGACTCTTTCCTGGTCTACTCCAGTGCCACCTCCAGACTCAGCAAGGTGTTCAAACTCAGGACGTATTGA